From Triticum aestivum cultivar Chinese Spring chromosome 4A, IWGSC CS RefSeq v2.1, whole genome shotgun sequence, a single genomic window includes:
- the LOC123086450 gene encoding root phototropism protein 2 → MEPSAITRKYLDGEFIWNLYISRGVLDAASRGRARLHERTPSSSSRHVRLSGALLSMQASSRSSSMERTSQWVSSQDVPTDLIVRVAGAAFPLHKAVMVPKCGYIRKAVAMATRPDPAATVEIELDGLPGGADAFEKATRYCYGANFEISARNAAPLLCAAAFLDMQPADGGLARRVEEFLAQAGLRTLLNAIAVLRSCEGPLLVAAEELGVARRAADAVALRICNEVLFPTRSPPEWWASELAALSPASFHRVFAALRCRRAGPEVLVAAATAYAELLLADGKASDHRALLESVVAVLPSANDAPLPAAFLCRLLHDAVTSEASAKTCRDLELRLAAVLDQATAGDLLALALDGAGERVINTESLRRVVAAFVERESGAGRNRRASLSGAAALGAGALQKVAKMVDEVAAEIATDESLPISKFVGVAGAVPKDARATHDCLYRAVDIYLKAHPKLDEIEREKVCSVMDTLKLSYTARIHASQNKRLPLQAVLSALYYDQLKLRSAGVGHDDEDSDARSEAGSARMQAKADAALARENEALRSELARMRAHMSSGVQQSKGSGSRTAATATVPGKKASFFGSMSRTLSRLNPFRAGGGWSKDTSSIRDSRGGAMNVVKPKRRRSSIS, encoded by the exons ATGGAGCCCTCCGCCATCACAAGAAAATACTTGGACGGAGAATTTATTTGGAATCTCTATATATCCCGTGGTGTTCTGGATGCTGCCTCCCGGGGCAGAGCTCGATTGCACGAACGCACGCCTTCGTCTAGCTCTAGACACGTACGGCTCTCCGGTGCCTTGCTGTCCATGCAAGCTTCTTCCAGATCCAGCTCCATGGAGAGGACCAGCCAGTG GGTTTCGTCGCAGGACGTGCCAACGGACCTCATCGTCCGGGTCGCCGGCGCCGCCTTCCCTCTACATAAG GCGGTGATGGTGCCCAAGTGTGGCTACATCCGCAAGGCCGTCGCCATGGCCACGCGCCCCGACCCCGCGGCGACCGTCGAGATCGAGCTCGACGGCCTGCCGGGCGGCGCCGACGCCTTCGAGAAggccacgcgctactgctacggcgccaACTTCGAGATATCCGCTCGCAACGCCGCCCCCCTCCTCTGCGCCGCCGCGTTCCTCGACATGCAGCCGGCCGACGGCGGCCTCGCGCGCCGCGTTGAGGAGTTCCTCGCGCAGGCGGGTCTCCGGACGCTGCTCAACGCGATCGCCGTGCTGCGGTCCTGTGAGGGCCCGCTCCTCGTGGCCGCCGAGGAGCTCGGCGTCGCCCGGCGCGCGGCCGACGCCGTGGCCCTGCGGATCTGCAACGAGGTGCTTttcccgacgcggtcgccgccggaGTGGTGGGCGTCGGAGCTCGCAGCTCTCTCGCCAGCGTCGTTCCACAGGGTCTTTGCGGCGCTGCGCTGCCGACGCGCCGGTCCTGAGGTGCTcgtcgccgcggccaccgcctaCGCGGAGCTcctgctggccgacggcaaagcTTCCGACCACCGCGCCCTCCTCGAGTCTGTtgtcgccgtgctcccttcagcgaACGACGCGCCCCTTCCCGCAGCGTTCCTCTGCCGCCTCCTGCACGACGCCGTCACCTCCGAGGCCTCCGCCAAGACGTGCCGCGACCTGGAGCTCCGCCTCGCGGCCGTGCTCGACCAGGCCACAGCGGGCGACCTGCTCGCCTTGGCACTCGATGGCGCTGGTGAGCGCGTCATTAACACCGAATCGCTCCGGCGTGTGGTCGCCGCGTTTGTGGAGCGCGAGTCCGGTGCCGGACGGAACAGGAGGGCGTCGCTGTCCGGAGCGGCGGCGCTGGGCGCAGGGGCGCTGCAGAAGGTGGCCAAGATGGTGGACGAGGTGGCGGCGGAGATCGCGACGGACGAGTCCCTGCCGATCTCCAAGTTCGTGGGCGTCGCCGGCGCTGTGCCCAAGGACGCCCGCGCCACCCACGACTGCCTCTACCGCGCCGTGGACATCTACCTCAAGGCGCACCCGAAGCTGGACGAGATCGAGCGGGAGAAGGTGTGCAGCGTCATGGACACCCTCAAGCTCTCCTACACGGCGCGCATCCACGCGTCCCAGAACAAGCGCCTGCCGCTCCAGGCCGTGCTCAGCGCACTCTACTACGACCAGCTCAAGCTCCGCAGCGCCGGCGTCGGCCACGACGACGAGGATAGCGATGCGCGGTCGGAGGCCGGGTCGGCGCGCATGCAGGCCAAGGCGGACGCGGCGCTGGCGCGGGAGAACGAGGCACTGCGGTCGGAGCTGGCCCGGATGCGGGCGCACATGTCGTCCGGCGTGCAGCAGAGCAAGGGGAGCGGCtcgaggacggcggcgacggcgacagtGCCGGGGAAGAAAGCGAGCTTCTTCGGGTCGATGTCACGCACGCTGAGCCGGCTGAACCCGTTCAGGGCCGGCGGCGGGTGGTCCAAGGACACGTCGAGCATCCGTGACAGTAGGGGCGGCGCCATGAATGTGGTCAAGCCCAAGCGGAGGAGGTCCTCCATAAGCTAA
- the LOC123083856 gene encoding BTB/POZ and MATH domain-containing protein 2, whose translation MEGLMSQNVPWRATQAERAVGLARHGPCSQSGQIPLPSHRLLRPHLSRFHQLLRPPLPVWPPPLASSSSADLPRLLVAGLMALESKSSSRCTTETAKGTHVLEIVGYSLKKGLGIGKFVQSAIVTVGGYDWTIRFYPDGANISYADCVCVSVSRDLTGKSKGVARASCDLRLVNKDTGLPKSIWYPSQPTPSVFDYNNRVFPECGGSIERSELELEASGYIKDDSLTIECVLTVIKQSQVTKTTGSSEIKVSSSNLSDHFGKLLLEGKGSDVTFSVGGETFAAHKIILAARSPVFEAEMYGGMKEGKAESITVEDMQPAAFKALLHFVYTDSLPDVGDFGGDDYVEMIRHLLVAADRYAMDRLKLICQNILGKNLAMETLATTLALADHHNCDRLKEACIEFIASKDEMDALMATQGYSNLKRTCPSVLIDVFEKASRLRRA comes from the exons ATGGAAGGTTTAATGAG TCAAAACGTTCCTTGGCGGGCGACGCAGGCCGAACGTGCCGTTGGGCTAGCACGGCACGGCCCTTGTAGCCAATCTGGCCAGATCCCGTTGCCTTCGCATCGGTTGCTCAGACCTCACCTCTCCCGTTTCCATCAGCTGCTCAGACCTCCCCTCCCCGtttggccgccgcccctcgcctcctcctcctctgccgacTTGCCAAG GCTCTTGGTTGCAGGGCTGATGGCACTCGAATCCAAGTCCTCGTCGAGGTGTACCACGGAGACGGCGAAGGGAACGCACGTCTTGGAGATCGTCGGGTACAGCCTCAAGAAGGGCCTGGGAATCGGCAAGTTCGTCCAGTCGGCCATCGTCACCGTCGGCGGCTACGACTGGACCATCCGCTTCTACCCTGACGGAGCCAACATATCATACGCCGATTGCGTTTGCGTGTCGGTTTCGCGCGACCTCACGGGCAAGAGCAAGGGGGTGGCGCGGGCATCCTGTGATCTGCGACTGGTTAACAAGGATACTGGGTTGCCAAAGAGTATTTGGTATCCGTCTCAACCAACCCCGTCAGTGTTCGACTACAATAATCGTGTTTTCCCAGAGTGTGGAGGGTCTATTGAAAGGAGTGAGCTGGAGCTGGAAGCATCAGGGTACATCAAGGATGATAGCTTGACAATTGAATGTGTACTCACAGTCATCAAACAATCGCAGGTGACAAAAACAACCGGGAGCTCTGAAATCAAGGTGTCATCGTCGAACTTATCAGATCATTTCGGCAAGCTGTTGTTAGAGGGGAAGGGGTCCGACGTGACATTCAGTGTTGGCGGAGAGACTTTTGCCGCACACAAGATCATACTTGCGGCGCGATCACCTGTCTTTGAGGCGGAGATGTATGGAGGGATGAAGGAAGGAAAGGCAGAGTCCATTACAGTTGAAGACATGCAGCCTGCTGCTTTCAAGGCCTTACTGCATTTTGTATATACCGACTCATTGCCTGATGTGGGTGATTTTGGTGGTGATGATTACGTTGAGATGATCCGGCATTTACTTGTGGCTGCCGATAGATATGCCATGGATAGGCTGAAGTTGATATGTCAAAACATCCTCGGAAAAAACCTTGCCATGGAGACTCTGGCAACTACATTGGCTTTAGCTGATCACCATAACTGTGACAGGCTTAAGGAAGCGTGCATTGAGTTTATTGCCTCTAAGGATGAGATGGATGCTTTGATGGCAACACAAGGTTACAGTAATCTCAAAAGAACTTGCCCTTCCGTCTTAATAGACGTGTTCGAGAAGGCAAGTAGGTTGCGCAGAGCATAG